A window of Ignavibacterium sp. contains these coding sequences:
- a CDS encoding M28 family peptidase, with product MKKHLQTLCVFFLFVFSFSSFAQNPTVQQIINSVRQDSLVYFVRELSGNVPTVVNGQTVTIVSRHKNNSANELAKDYIKQKLQSYGITTTIQNFSSTGNNVIGTQPGTQFPNQKLIICAHYDDMPSGTTAPGADDNASGTAAVIEAARILSQYTFPFTIVYALWDEEEQGLVGSNYYATQARNVNDSIVGVINMDMIAYDSNNDGIVNVHNRAVANSVELYQKMVEVNSQYGINLTIVSYNPGSTYSDHASFWSKNYGAILLIEDDNDFNAYYHTTSDLVQYFNQPYFTKSAKLAIGTFATLALNLNLQIFHTPIASMTQSQPILTTAQITTGLEVGTGISAPRLYYRTSNGSGFGSFNEVVGTNSGGSNYSFNIPAIPLGSIVQYYIAAQDANSTIVKTLPAGGSGFNPPGNVPPPTFYQFYVAPVSVALYDEANNLNNWTSVSGWNTTTSKFVTPPTSFTDSPGGTYPPNVTATLTYNSNISLADVLGAELEFDTQWDIENNWDYGQVLVSTNNGSTWTPLAGNYTNTATGSFQPPNEPLYDGTQTTWVHEKMSLSNFIGQTIKLRFLLRSDGSVQNDGWYVDNIKISTYNTVIPVELTSFTAISVGNNVELNWSTATETNNRGFEIQRSVIPNEARNLSWEAAGFVNGKGTTTEPQNYVFVDKNLTSGKYAYRLKQIDFDGTFEYSNQVEVDVLTPDKFSLEQNYPNPFNPVTTIRYELKKESFVELKIFDILGNELMTLVNDYKDAGSHNVIFDASGFSSGVYLYKLITTEFTDIKKLVILK from the coding sequence ATGAAAAAACATTTACAAACCCTCTGTGTATTTTTTCTTTTCGTTTTTTCTTTTTCATCTTTTGCTCAGAATCCTACAGTACAACAGATAATAAATTCTGTAAGACAGGATTCTCTTGTTTATTTCGTTCGTGAACTTTCCGGTAATGTTCCAACAGTTGTTAACGGACAGACTGTTACTATTGTATCACGACATAAGAACAATTCTGCAAATGAACTTGCAAAAGATTATATAAAGCAGAAATTGCAATCGTATGGAATTACAACAACAATTCAGAATTTCAGCTCAACGGGAAATAATGTTATCGGAACTCAGCCGGGAACACAATTTCCTAATCAGAAATTAATAATATGCGCTCACTATGATGATATGCCTTCCGGAACAACTGCGCCCGGAGCTGATGATAATGCAAGCGGAACAGCCGCAGTAATTGAAGCTGCAAGAATATTATCTCAATATACTTTCCCTTTTACCATTGTTTATGCACTTTGGGATGAAGAAGAACAAGGTTTGGTTGGAAGTAATTACTATGCTACTCAGGCAAGAAATGTTAATGATTCAATTGTTGGTGTGATTAATATGGATATGATTGCTTACGATAGCAATAATGATGGAATAGTGAATGTTCATAACCGTGCGGTTGCAAATTCAGTTGAATTATATCAGAAAATGGTTGAAGTAAATTCACAATATGGAATAAATCTTACCATAGTCTCATACAATCCTGGTTCTACTTACAGCGATCACGCATCATTCTGGTCAAAGAATTATGGTGCAATATTATTAATTGAAGATGACAATGACTTTAATGCATACTATCATACTACAAGCGATTTGGTTCAGTATTTCAATCAACCTTATTTTACAAAATCTGCTAAACTTGCAATTGGAACTTTCGCAACACTTGCATTAAATCTTAATCTGCAGATTTTTCACACTCCAATTGCTTCGATGACACAATCTCAGCCAATCTTAACTACAGCACAAATTACAACAGGATTAGAAGTAGGAACAGGTATTTCAGCACCGAGACTTTATTACAGAACAAGTAACGGAAGTGGATTTGGTTCTTTCAATGAAGTTGTGGGCACTAATTCGGGTGGAAGTAATTATAGCTTTAACATTCCCGCGATACCTCTTGGAAGTATAGTTCAATATTACATTGCAGCACAGGATGCAAATTCAACTATCGTTAAAACACTGCCTGCTGGCGGAAGTGGATTTAATCCTCCGGGAAATGTTCCACCTCCAACATTTTATCAGTTTTATGTTGCACCAGTATCAGTTGCGTTGTATGATGAAGCAAATAATTTAAACAACTGGACTTCTGTAAGCGGCTGGAATACTACAACATCAAAATTTGTTACTCCACCAACATCATTCACTGATTCACCTGGCGGGACATATCCTCCAAATGTAACAGCAACATTAACTTATAATAGTAACATAAGTTTGGCTGATGTTCTCGGCGCTGAACTGGAATTTGATACTCAGTGGGATATCGAAAATAATTGGGATTATGGTCAGGTTCTTGTTTCCACAAATAACGGTTCAACGTGGACACCGCTTGCCGGTAATTATACAAATACAGCAACAGGCAGTTTTCAACCACCAAACGAGCCGCTGTATGATGGAACACAAACTACCTGGGTTCACGAGAAAATGAGTCTTTCAAATTTTATTGGGCAGACAATTAAGTTAAGATTTTTATTACGTTCAGATGGTTCTGTTCAAAACGATGGATGGTATGTTGATAATATCAAAATATCTACTTACAATACTGTCATTCCAGTTGAGCTTACATCATTCACAGCAATATCTGTTGGTAACAATGTTGAATTAAACTGGTCAACTGCAACTGAAACAAATAATCGTGGTTTTGAAATTCAGCGAAGTGTCATTCCGAACGAAGCGAGGAATCTTTCCTGGGAAGCTGCTGGTTTTGTAAATGGTAAAGGAACAACTACAGAACCTCAGAACTATGTATTTGTTGATAAAAATCTTACTTCAGGAAAATATGCTTATAGATTAAAGCAAATAGATTTCGACGGAACATTTGAATATTCAAATCAAGTAGAAGTTGATGTACTTACACCGGATAAATTTTCACTTGAGCAAAACTATCCGAATCCATTCAACCCTGTTACAACAATAAGATACGAGTTGAAAAAAGAATCTTTTGTTGAGCTTAAAATATTTGATATATTAGGCAATGAACTAATGACATTGGTAAATGATTATAAAGATGCTGGTTCTCATAATGTAATCTTTGATGCAAGTGGTTTTTCGAGCGGAGTATATCTGTATAAACTTATCACAACAGAGTTTACAGACATTAAAAAACTTGTTATCTTAAAATAA
- a CDS encoding thioredoxin family protein codes for MTKNLMLLKEKLSGALTYPQFKEISEKNVKDVNPDMLNEMELAYYEYRKLNLARVSRLEKLYKPTDEALNTISKIQSHQIWFVITEDWCGDSAQTLPVIAALANLNKNIDLKILLRDSNPEIMDVYLTNGKRSIPKLVVFDEELNEIFQWGPRPKAAKSLAEDLHKKGIEKQEVIKQLHLWYAKDGGYSTEKEIIHLLSDNLKTNANHQTTF; via the coding sequence ATGACTAAAAATCTAATGTTATTAAAAGAAAAACTTAGTGGTGCACTTACTTATCCACAATTTAAAGAGATTAGCGAAAAGAATGTAAAGGATGTTAATCCAGATATGCTAAATGAAATGGAACTTGCATATTATGAATATAGAAAATTAAATCTTGCAAGAGTATCAAGACTTGAAAAATTATATAAGCCAACCGATGAAGCTTTAAATACCATCAGTAAAATTCAAAGTCATCAGATTTGGTTTGTAATTACTGAAGATTGGTGCGGAGACTCTGCTCAAACATTACCTGTCATCGCTGCGTTGGCAAATCTTAATAAAAATATTGACTTGAAAATTCTTCTGCGAGATTCGAATCCTGAAATAATGGATGTGTATTTAACAAACGGGAAAAGAAGCATCCCAAAACTTGTTGTATTTGATGAAGAATTAAATGAAATATTTCAATGGGGACCTCGTCCGAAAGCAGCAAAATCACTTGCAGAAGACTTACATAAAAAAGGAATTGAAAAGCAGGAAGTGATTAAACAACTTCATCTTTGGTATGCAAAGGATGGAGGATATTCCACCGAGAAGGAGATTATCCACTTACTTAGCGACAATCTGAAAACAAATGCTAATCATCAAACAACTTTTTAA
- a CDS encoding DUF2203 domain-containing protein — MTTATKYFTPEEARRTLPLVRKIVQDILDTTREMRLIAEDLQGDFEEDARIKKLADEVNGFLKELEEIGCFYKDSNFQIGLVDFPALFDGREVYLCWRSDEDDILYYHEVDAGYQGRKKIPPQYFEGSLF; from the coding sequence ATGACAACAGCAACAAAATATTTCACACCGGAAGAAGCCAGAAGAACACTTCCTTTGGTAAGAAAAATAGTTCAGGATATTCTTGATACCACAAGAGAAATGCGTTTAATCGCTGAAGATTTACAAGGCGATTTTGAGGAAGATGCGCGAATTAAAAAACTTGCTGATGAAGTAAACGGATTTCTCAAAGAACTTGAAGAGATAGGTTGTTTTTATAAAGATTCAAATTTTCAAATTGGTCTGGTAGATTTTCCTGCACTGTTTGATGGACGTGAAGTATATCTTTGCTGGAGAAGTGATGAAGATGATATTCTATACTACCATGAAGTTGATGCCGGTTATCAGGGACGAAAAAAAATTCCCCCACAATATTTTGAAGGATCGTTGTTCTGA